Proteins from one Rhizobium bangladeshense genomic window:
- a CDS encoding NrsF family protein, with product MTKTDDIIERLASDLKPVPRNALWRRFALGIAPALGLSLLLMLIILGPRVDMPGVLTLPVFWIKSAYNALIAAAAFAAVFRLARPDGFEGHFFGLLALIFAAMAAVAATQLLMAPIESYQLLIFGSSALHCPPLIVAFALPVYAGTVWALRRAAPVDLRLTGFVAGIAAGGAGAWVYSWFCTENGMPFVLIWYTLGILILGAVGAVTGPRLLRW from the coding sequence GTGACGAAGACGGACGATATCATCGAACGCTTGGCAAGCGACCTGAAGCCGGTGCCGCGCAACGCGCTATGGCGCCGCTTTGCGCTCGGCATAGCGCCGGCCCTCGGGCTCTCCCTGCTGCTGATGCTGATCATTCTCGGTCCCCGGGTCGATATGCCTGGCGTGCTGACGCTGCCGGTCTTCTGGATCAAGTCCGCTTATAACGCCCTGATCGCGGCCGCCGCCTTCGCAGCCGTTTTTCGGCTTGCCCGCCCCGATGGTTTCGAGGGACACTTTTTCGGTCTGCTGGCGTTGATCTTCGCCGCCATGGCGGCCGTCGCGGCCACCCAGCTCCTTATGGCGCCGATCGAGAGCTATCAGTTGCTGATCTTCGGTTCTTCAGCGCTGCATTGCCCGCCGCTCATTGTCGCTTTTGCGCTCCCCGTCTATGCCGGCACGGTCTGGGCACTGCGCCGGGCGGCGCCGGTGGATCTGCGGCTGACGGGCTTCGTCGCCGGTATTGCCGCAGGAGGAGCCGGCGCTTGGGTCTATTCCTGGTTCTGCACCGAAAACGGTATGCCTTTCGTGTTGATCTGGTACACGCTCGGCATCCTCATCCTCGGTGCTGTCGGCGCTGTGACCGGGCCTCGCTTGCTCCGCTGGTAG
- a CDS encoding cytochrome P450, which produces MIARSHAIFPRVNRAGWIDTLRVITTVMAPTVAKGIIIRRPTMERLAQRQGFDTKAVQQMQRLKNKYGPAPLLLPIPFRPQLLILNPGDVATVLQSSPEPFAAATAEKHAALAHFEPKNVLISSAPQRAQLRPAHEHALATADRLHPYATQFKNIVEDEFSQVLTGIGSGRPYELDWPAFSQTWFRVVRRVVLGERARNDVTLTETLNELRGRANWAFALPVDQRKLARFHEQVGRYLGEPEKHSLVNRFPKGDQLAPENQVAQWLFAFDAAGIAVLRTLAVLACHVGYWSKAVEEAMGRELDRPFTRSCLLEVLRLWPTTPVILRQLAKDIKSGNRVIARGTGVIIFAPFFHRDPALLYANRMEPSIWGQNDALPSAGLVPFSAGPVICPAHNLVPMIASFAVGTFLSAADIVLLQPPLTVGDLPGTLNHFDIRLKLTARRRQK; this is translated from the coding sequence ATGATCGCGCGAAGCCACGCAATCTTCCCCAGAGTAAACCGCGCCGGATGGATCGATACGCTACGAGTGATCACGACGGTCATGGCTCCGACCGTGGCCAAGGGCATCATCATTCGCCGGCCGACAATGGAGCGGCTGGCGCAGCGGCAGGGCTTTGACACAAAGGCCGTGCAACAGATGCAGCGGCTGAAAAATAAATATGGTCCAGCCCCTCTTCTGCTACCTATCCCATTCCGACCACAGCTGCTGATACTGAACCCGGGCGATGTCGCCACGGTGCTCCAATCTTCGCCCGAACCATTTGCCGCGGCAACCGCGGAAAAGCACGCGGCTCTTGCTCACTTCGAACCGAAAAACGTCCTTATCTCATCGGCTCCTCAGCGGGCCCAGCTTCGGCCGGCTCATGAACACGCGTTGGCAACCGCAGATCGGCTGCATCCATATGCGACGCAGTTCAAGAATATCGTCGAAGACGAGTTCTCGCAGGTTCTGACCGGCATCGGATCCGGCCGCCCTTATGAGCTCGATTGGCCGGCTTTTTCGCAGACTTGGTTCCGGGTCGTCCGGCGAGTCGTCCTTGGCGAGCGCGCCCGCAATGACGTCACATTGACCGAGACCCTGAACGAACTTCGAGGCAGGGCGAACTGGGCATTTGCCCTCCCGGTCGATCAGCGCAAGCTTGCCCGGTTTCATGAGCAAGTCGGTCGCTATCTCGGAGAGCCGGAAAAGCATAGTCTCGTGAACCGGTTTCCCAAAGGCGATCAGCTTGCTCCGGAGAATCAAGTGGCGCAGTGGCTGTTCGCCTTCGATGCAGCCGGAATTGCCGTTCTAAGGACGCTGGCGGTACTGGCCTGCCATGTGGGTTACTGGAGCAAAGCCGTGGAAGAGGCGATGGGCCGGGAGCTCGATCGCCCCTTCACACGCAGTTGTCTGCTCGAGGTCCTGCGGCTCTGGCCGACGACGCCCGTCATCCTCAGGCAGCTGGCCAAGGATATCAAGTCAGGAAACAGGGTCATTGCTCGCGGCACGGGCGTCATCATCTTCGCCCCTTTCTTCCATCGAGATCCTGCGCTTCTCTACGCCAATCGGATGGAGCCGAGCATCTGGGGACAGAATGATGCCTTGCCGAGCGCCGGGCTGGTGCCCTTCAGCGCCGGTCCCGTCATTTGCCCGGCACATAACCTCGTGCCGATGATTGCAAGCTTTGCCGTCGGCACGTTCCTATCGGCCGCCGATATTGTGCTGCTGCAACCGCCTTTGACCGTCGGCGACTTACCCGGAACCCTCAACCACTTCGACATCCGGTTAAAACTGACTGCGCGACGCAGGCAGAAATAG
- a CDS encoding sigma-70 family RNA polymerase sigma factor yields the protein MAYSSSVRSASHCKDKSVIEREIVELTPALRAFARRFLRSDDDIDDLVQETLLKALNSLHLYQPGTSLKSWLFTILRNTFCTNYRRQKREPAGMDAAMEQVAIAPTQEWVLREHELQRALTLLSDDRRRALTLVAAGTSYEEAAKMCGCRIGTLKSRVSRARECLVAMLGNHLVD from the coding sequence ATGGCCTACTCGTCTTCAGTACGCTCTGCCTCGCATTGCAAAGACAAATCCGTTATCGAACGGGAGATCGTCGAACTTACGCCGGCATTGCGGGCCTTCGCGCGACGTTTCCTGCGCAGCGATGATGACATCGATGACCTCGTACAGGAAACCTTGCTGAAGGCGCTGAACTCGCTTCATCTCTACCAACCCGGCACTTCGCTTAAATCCTGGCTTTTCACCATCCTGCGAAATACGTTCTGCACCAATTATCGCCGGCAGAAACGCGAGCCGGCTGGAATGGACGCTGCGATGGAACAGGTCGCGATCGCGCCCACACAGGAGTGGGTGCTGCGGGAGCACGAACTGCAGCGGGCATTGACACTTCTTTCAGACGATAGGCGCAGGGCTCTGACATTGGTTGCTGCCGGAACGAGCTACGAGGAGGCCGCGAAAATGTGCGGGTGCCGGATCGGCACCTTGAAAAGCCGTGTGAGCCGCGCCCGCGAGTGCCTGGTTGCGATGCTCGGAAACCATCTCGTCGATTGA
- a CDS encoding ferritin-like domain-containing protein produces the protein MATEKTLNDLFLDTLKDIYYAEKQILKALPKMARAAQSEEGKAGFLQHRDETQAQVERLEQVFEMIGKPARGKTCEAIQGIIAEAEEIMDEFKGTVALDAGLISSAQSVEHYEIARYGTLIAWAKQLGLKDAVPLLQATLAEEEATDKKLTQLAESSANVKGKGKAA, from the coding sequence ATGGCAACCGAGAAGACTCTGAACGACCTGTTTCTCGATACTCTCAAGGACATCTACTACGCCGAAAAGCAGATCCTGAAGGCTCTGCCGAAGATGGCCCGCGCGGCGCAATCGGAAGAGGGCAAGGCCGGTTTTCTGCAGCATCGCGACGAGACCCAGGCGCAGGTCGAACGCCTGGAACAGGTTTTCGAAATGATCGGCAAACCGGCACGCGGCAAGACTTGTGAAGCCATTCAGGGCATCATCGCCGAAGCTGAAGAAATCATGGACGAGTTCAAGGGCACGGTCGCTCTCGACGCCGGCCTTATTTCATCGGCCCAATCCGTCGAGCATTATGAGATCGCCCGCTACGGCACACTGATCGCCTGGGCAAAGCAGCTCGGCCTCAAAGATGCCGTGCCGCTGCTGCAGGCAACGCTTGCCGAGGAAGAAGCAACCGACAAGAAGCTCACGCAACTCGCCGAGTCCTCGGCCAATGTGAAAGGCAAGGGCAAGGCGGCCTAA
- a CDS encoding GH32 C-terminal domain-containing protein codes for MTDQGISPTHESGPETISAALPAGTTIHAWIKASHGGARGRLSAHVDGKPAGAVETSNPHEFEFRRLTLESGGETAFTYDAAATDVSLVYAFSQPRVLDEGIRLLHVRPSNAAPDITGGYHFRPPFGWMNDPNGFGRFDGRVHLFYQHYPHSLRWNNMHWGHAVSEDYLRWTHLPIFLHPSDEIAARADGRGGAFSGSAIALEGAGVRIFFTEHMKDREPEEQVQFTATSRDLVTVEPAHLILPERPAGLGLTTDFRDPYVFPGPDGKWKMLLGTRDREGGVILLYETDDPAAAVGWTFLGMLHRENRFGMTAAECPCMVPLDGPVNEPMTRWALIFGLLTSRDPATGRRNMTLATIGRFDGRAFSVEFEQELDFGTDAYAFQAFVDGSGPVGIAWLANWTDVSKEIDMPTAMTLPRRLALRQGALITPPVTGVESLRQRRLDAHGLLDGRSVDLADGCVEILLTLQEAGNAFHLAFDHPEAAVAVQLTDDGLSIHFSVTNAKASPIYIAAGARPSTIRLFLDAGSIEVFADDGRWTGTKRLPGFKGISSMRLSAPEGNVRAAEIWQLGL; via the coding sequence ATGACAGATCAAGGGATTTCTCCGACCCATGAAAGCGGGCCGGAGACGATCAGCGCAGCACTCCCTGCAGGAACCACGATCCATGCTTGGATCAAGGCTTCGCACGGGGGCGCTCGGGGAAGGCTGAGCGCCCATGTCGATGGTAAGCCGGCCGGTGCCGTCGAAACATCAAATCCCCATGAATTCGAGTTTCGGCGGCTGACGCTGGAGAGCGGCGGGGAGACCGCCTTCACCTACGACGCCGCTGCGACAGACGTCTCGCTTGTCTATGCCTTCTCTCAGCCCCGCGTTCTCGACGAGGGCATCCGGCTGTTGCATGTCAGGCCTTCGAATGCCGCGCCCGATATCACCGGCGGCTATCATTTCCGCCCGCCTTTCGGCTGGATGAACGATCCAAACGGTTTCGGAAGATTCGACGGCAGGGTGCACCTCTTCTATCAGCACTATCCCCACAGCCTTCGGTGGAACAACATGCATTGGGGGCATGCGGTCTCGGAGGATTACCTTCGCTGGACGCATCTTCCGATCTTTCTTCACCCTTCGGACGAAATCGCCGCGCGGGCGGATGGACGCGGCGGCGCATTTTCCGGCTCCGCGATCGCGCTTGAGGGCGCGGGCGTTCGCATCTTCTTCACCGAACATATGAAGGACCGGGAACCGGAGGAGCAGGTTCAGTTCACGGCCACCAGCCGCGATCTTGTCACTGTCGAACCCGCACACCTGATCCTGCCTGAGCGGCCCGCGGGTCTGGGGCTGACGACCGACTTTCGCGACCCCTATGTTTTTCCAGGCCCCGACGGCAAATGGAAGATGCTGCTGGGCACGCGAGACCGCGAGGGCGGCGTCATCCTGCTTTACGAAACGGACGACCCGGCTGCGGCGGTGGGATGGACCTTCCTCGGCATGCTCCATCGCGAGAACCGCTTCGGGATGACCGCAGCGGAGTGCCCCTGCATGGTTCCCCTCGATGGTCCCGTGAACGAGCCGATGACGCGTTGGGCTCTGATTTTCGGCCTTCTGACCAGCCGCGACCCGGCAACAGGCCGGCGCAACATGACGCTTGCGACCATTGGCCGTTTCGATGGCCGCGCGTTCTCCGTGGAATTCGAACAGGAGCTGGATTTCGGCACCGACGCCTATGCATTCCAAGCCTTCGTCGATGGCAGCGGCCCGGTCGGAATCGCATGGCTCGCAAACTGGACGGACGTCTCCAAGGAAATCGACATGCCGACAGCCATGACGCTGCCGCGCCGGCTGGCGTTGCGTCAGGGGGCGCTGATCACGCCGCCGGTTACCGGTGTGGAAAGCCTGCGACAGCGCCGGCTTGATGCCCATGGCCTTCTTGACGGCCGGAGCGTCGATCTTGCTGACGGCTGCGTCGAAATCCTGCTCACCCTCCAGGAGGCGGGCAACGCGTTCCACCTTGCATTCGATCATCCCGAGGCGGCGGTCGCGGTTCAGCTGACCGACGATGGGCTGAGCATTCACTTTTCGGTGACGAATGCCAAAGCGTCGCCGATCTACATCGCCGCCGGCGCACGGCCGTCGACCATTCGGCTGTTTCTCGATGCAGGTTCGATTGAAGTCTTCGCCGACGATGGCCGCTGGACCGGAACCAAGCGGCTGCCTGGCTTCAAGGGGATAAGCTCGATGCGTCTATCGGCGCCCGAGGGCAATGTGCGCGCCGCCGAAATCTGGCAGCTCGGTCTTTGA
- a CDS encoding carbohydrate ABC transporter permease yields MSDIALSIPQARAARPRSAARVLRTVQTVSIFIIALVIVSPLLLLVVASLKDDRFQILADMGSFRAFWVSNPTLSNYAEVGHLSGELAFGRYLINSLIILATTVCSGLIVNSMAGFVLAWGSLRGRGVILSVVIALYVIPQESIIMPLVIMVSRAGISDTFAVQIVPWIASPLYIFLFYQFFTQLPKELLEAAEMDGASFFRAYRSIFLPLSLPALATVSILMGIETWNQYLWPILVTQTDYARPIAVAIATFFGQDSIYWDRAMAASVLMMIPILGLYLAFQRWFVSSFIGSAVKG; encoded by the coding sequence ATGTCTGATATCGCTCTCTCGATCCCGCAGGCCCGCGCAGCACGGCCTCGCTCCGCCGCCAGGGTTCTGCGCACCGTCCAGACGGTCTCTATTTTCATCATCGCCCTGGTGATCGTCTCGCCGTTGCTGCTCCTCGTCGTCGCGAGCCTCAAGGACGACCGGTTCCAGATCCTTGCCGACATGGGCAGCTTCCGAGCCTTCTGGGTTTCGAATCCAACGCTCTCCAACTATGCGGAGGTCGGCCACCTCTCGGGCGAACTCGCCTTCGGCCGATACCTCATCAACTCTCTGATCATACTGGCCACCACGGTTTGTTCCGGCCTCATCGTGAATTCGATGGCCGGTTTCGTCCTGGCTTGGGGATCGCTCCGTGGCCGCGGGGTCATTCTGTCGGTCGTGATCGCGCTCTATGTGATCCCGCAGGAAAGCATCATCATGCCCCTCGTGATCATGGTTTCCAGGGCGGGAATATCCGACACCTTCGCGGTGCAGATCGTCCCCTGGATCGCGAGCCCTCTCTATATCTTCCTGTTCTACCAGTTCTTCACGCAGCTGCCGAAGGAGCTGCTGGAAGCTGCCGAGATGGATGGCGCATCCTTTTTCCGGGCTTATCGCTCCATTTTCCTGCCGCTCAGCCTGCCCGCACTCGCCACCGTGTCGATCCTGATGGGTATTGAGACCTGGAACCAGTATCTTTGGCCGATCCTCGTGACGCAGACGGATTATGCCCGGCCGATCGCGGTCGCCATCGCGACCTTCTTCGGCCAGGACAGCATCTACTGGGATCGTGCGATGGCCGCCTCCGTATTGATGATGATCCCGATCCTGGGGCTCTACCTCGCATTCCAGCGCTGGTTCGTGAGTTCCTTTATCGGCTCTGCCGTGAAAGGTTGA
- a CDS encoding carbohydrate ABC transporter permease, with amino-acid sequence MVMQQSTSSRPARMALRRDKGRLMQEAAMLAPAVILLTVFLIVPFLLSFWTAMTNQPLVPRPTPVRFIWFNNFIRIFKDDLFWTALWNVSRFTFWIIPAQCGLAFATALLLHQNLPFRNLLRGMFFLPAITSMVVVCVIWGTLFQYPTGPFNQILGFLSGGAIQPIDWLGDPEWAMFSLVLLSAWQAYGFQMIVYLAGLQGIPDELYDAAKIDGANALRRFWHVTMPGLRPTHVFVLVITTIQAFKLYTQVAILTQGGPKSSTETVVHYMVRAGFEEQKMGYASAVSVILFVIVLIIALIQRQLLRRFDV; translated from the coding sequence ATGGTCATGCAACAATCGACATCATCGAGACCCGCCCGAATGGCGCTCCGGCGTGACAAGGGGCGCCTGATGCAGGAAGCGGCCATGCTCGCGCCCGCGGTCATCCTGCTGACCGTCTTTCTGATCGTGCCGTTTCTGCTGTCCTTCTGGACGGCGATGACCAACCAGCCTCTGGTGCCGAGGCCGACGCCGGTCCGGTTCATCTGGTTCAACAATTTTATCCGCATCTTCAAGGACGACCTTTTCTGGACAGCCCTCTGGAACGTCTCGCGCTTCACCTTCTGGATCATTCCGGCCCAGTGCGGTCTCGCTTTCGCAACAGCCCTCCTGCTGCATCAGAACCTGCCGTTCCGCAATCTGCTGCGCGGCATGTTCTTCCTTCCGGCGATCACTTCGATGGTCGTAGTCTGCGTCATCTGGGGCACCCTGTTTCAATATCCCACGGGACCATTCAACCAGATCCTCGGCTTCCTTTCCGGCGGAGCGATCCAGCCGATCGATTGGCTCGGCGATCCCGAATGGGCGATGTTCTCGCTCGTCCTGCTCTCGGCCTGGCAGGCCTATGGTTTCCAGATGATCGTCTACCTCGCCGGCCTTCAGGGCATTCCCGACGAACTCTACGATGCCGCCAAGATCGACGGCGCGAACGCTCTCCGGCGCTTCTGGCACGTCACCATGCCCGGCCTGCGGCCGACCCATGTCTTCGTGCTCGTGATCACCACCATCCAGGCTTTCAAGCTCTATACCCAGGTCGCCATTCTCACGCAGGGCGGACCGAAGAGCAGCACCGAAACGGTGGTGCATTACATGGTCCGCGCCGGCTTCGAGGAGCAGAAGATGGGTTATGCCTCCGCCGTCTCCGTCATCCTGTTCGTGATCGTTCTCATCATCGCGCTGATCCAGCGCCAGCTCCTGAGGCGCTTCGATGTCTGA
- a CDS encoding ABC transporter substrate-binding protein, translated as MGNRLLWSLILFSTMIAPWAQAAEKTAIQVMHQGDPGFVAAYGKVAERFEAANPDIDVQFIYAPHDAYNEKFSAAVMAKQLPDVMELDAPFLANYVWSGYLQPIKPLIDKDLLDDMTESNIAQGTYPIDKDLYAIGLTDSSVVLYGNKKYLEAIGARIPKSVDDAWTREEFESYLEKLSKLDGVKWPIDTFRGYGIKTEWITYAYGPILQSAGCDLIDRKVWKSEGTLDSDACVDALAMMQKWVKNGWVVPQSAGTNQFFAEGNPAALALGGHWVYAEAAATMKDNIVVMPLPKFGAKGASPDGTWIWAITKTSKHPDISGKFISFLLKDKEFRAYVASQSGYPGLKSFAAESPLYADGGPMAIAFEQASKTAVARPPHPAYPTITSAFMQAVDEVFNGGDAKEALTSAAEKIDQDIEDNDGYPPFGDEQ; from the coding sequence ATGGGTAATCGTTTACTTTGGTCTCTGATCCTGTTTTCGACTATGATAGCCCCATGGGCGCAGGCAGCCGAGAAGACTGCCATTCAGGTCATGCATCAGGGCGATCCGGGCTTCGTGGCCGCCTACGGCAAAGTCGCGGAACGCTTCGAGGCCGCAAATCCCGATATCGATGTCCAGTTCATCTATGCACCGCACGACGCATATAACGAGAAGTTCAGCGCGGCCGTCATGGCCAAACAACTGCCCGATGTCATGGAGCTCGATGCCCCGTTCCTCGCCAATTATGTCTGGTCGGGTTACCTTCAGCCCATCAAGCCGCTGATCGACAAGGATCTCCTTGACGACATGACGGAATCCAACATCGCTCAGGGCACGTACCCGATCGACAAGGATCTTTATGCGATCGGCCTGACCGATTCCTCGGTCGTTCTTTACGGCAATAAGAAATATCTCGAAGCCATAGGCGCCCGCATCCCGAAATCCGTGGACGATGCGTGGACGCGGGAGGAGTTCGAAAGCTATCTCGAGAAGCTTTCGAAGCTCGATGGCGTGAAATGGCCGATCGACACCTTTCGCGGTTACGGCATCAAGACCGAATGGATCACCTATGCCTATGGGCCAATCCTGCAATCGGCCGGCTGCGACCTGATCGACCGCAAGGTCTGGAAATCCGAGGGAACGCTCGACAGCGACGCCTGCGTCGATGCACTCGCCATGATGCAGAAATGGGTCAAGAACGGCTGGGTCGTGCCGCAGTCGGCCGGCACCAACCAGTTCTTTGCCGAAGGCAATCCGGCCGCGCTGGCGCTCGGCGGACACTGGGTCTATGCGGAGGCGGCAGCGACCATGAAGGACAACATCGTTGTCATGCCGCTTCCCAAGTTCGGCGCAAAGGGAGCGAGCCCCGACGGCACCTGGATCTGGGCGATCACGAAGACCTCGAAGCATCCCGATATATCAGGCAAGTTCATCAGCTTCCTGCTGAAGGACAAGGAGTTCCGGGCCTACGTCGCGAGCCAGTCCGGCTATCCCGGCTTGAAGAGCTTCGCAGCCGAGTCTCCGCTCTATGCCGATGGCGGTCCAATGGCGATTGCCTTCGAACAAGCATCGAAGACCGCCGTCGCCCGCCCGCCGCATCCAGCCTATCCCACAATCACGTCGGCCTTCATGCAGGCCGTCGACGAGGTGTTCAATGGCGGCGATGCCAAGGAGGCGCTGACATCCGCCGCCGAGAAGATCGACCAGGATATCGAGGACAATGACGGATATCCGCCGTTCGGTGACGAGCAGTAA
- a CDS encoding LacI family DNA-binding transcriptional regulator → MTASLNDIAARAGVSVKTVSGALHGGSARMSEETRQRIKEIAEELGYVTNFAARSMRQGWMPLVGLVADDLITSPFATEIIRGLDGAVRAADMAVFAMTLGGHRSIASILDEMRRFRPRAIACAAMYHKSVNLPPEFTDTVGVMINCRDANDRVTSLVPDETGAAVEITNYLVEAGRRNIAFINLPGLLAGELRELGFRQALDQADIDGAGAIVLPAVSKAIYSDRAHSLVHAQVHDLMTGPRRPDAILCGNDRVAMEVYAALRRSGATIPDDVAVASFDNQVEIASRLDPPLTTMALPHRAMGRQAAHILLAEDRPPVGVQKLPFQLVERASV, encoded by the coding sequence GTGACTGCTTCACTCAATGACATAGCCGCCCGCGCAGGCGTTTCCGTCAAGACCGTATCCGGCGCCTTGCATGGCGGGTCGGCGCGCATGTCGGAGGAAACACGTCAGCGGATCAAGGAGATTGCCGAAGAGCTCGGCTATGTCACCAACTTCGCCGCCCGCAGCATGCGGCAGGGCTGGATGCCCCTCGTCGGCCTCGTTGCCGATGACTTGATCACGTCGCCTTTCGCGACGGAGATCATCCGGGGGCTCGACGGGGCCGTGCGTGCGGCCGACATGGCGGTCTTTGCCATGACGCTCGGCGGCCATCGCAGCATAGCGTCAATCCTCGATGAGATGCGGCGCTTTCGCCCGCGCGCGATTGCCTGTGCCGCCATGTATCACAAGAGCGTCAACCTGCCGCCCGAGTTTACCGACACCGTGGGCGTCATGATCAACTGCCGGGATGCCAACGACCGTGTGACGTCCCTGGTGCCGGATGAAACGGGAGCGGCCGTTGAGATTACGAACTATCTCGTCGAGGCAGGCCGTCGTAATATCGCCTTCATCAATCTGCCGGGGCTTCTCGCCGGCGAGCTCCGCGAACTCGGCTTTCGCCAAGCGCTCGATCAAGCGGATATCGACGGAGCCGGCGCCATTGTCCTGCCCGCCGTCAGCAAGGCGATCTACAGCGACCGGGCCCACAGCCTCGTGCACGCGCAGGTGCATGATCTCATGACAGGTCCGCGACGCCCCGATGCCATCCTGTGCGGCAACGATCGCGTGGCCATGGAGGTCTATGCCGCCCTGCGCCGCTCGGGCGCCACCATTCCCGATGACGTCGCCGTCGCGAGCTTCGACAATCAGGTCGAGATCGCCTCGCGTCTCGATCCGCCGCTGACCACCATGGCGCTTCCCCATCGCGCCATGGGCCGCCAGGCTGCGCACATCCTGCTTGCCGAGGACCGGCCGCCGGTCGGAGTGCAGAAACTGCCGTTCCAACTGGTGGAGCGGGCATCCGTATAA
- a CDS encoding ABC transporter ATP-binding protein, with product MSISDAIYRPFETLIRPLDIPYRPLPSKGPVTVLLHFIAMFRGVLIALALSSMAMEAINLTIVWGLSVIVDGVTEQGASAFLCNEWRLLTVLGVLIFPVMPIVSFVLNTLNSHTLGIAMPAAIQWQGHKAVERQDLAFFHDLYAGQVSSRLQQVSSAVQQQILAGFQSIPRFLMQLIGSVILLSTLAWQLALPVVVWIAFNIAFTARVVPIFVERSRRTAKQRSLVAGAITDLYTNMQMIKQFAAEDSEAGAIRRIIGKAVQTQHSEQRIYRSSEVTVVILNTLLWLTMLAIGFSGLVNGFLTVGEFVGAVYILNRLSSQIFVFLQMGQQIFQAIGTIKDAMPVMTTPPTITDRPDASELKVERGEIRFENVRFAYKSGKAVIEKLSLTVRPGEKVGLVGLSGAGKTTLANLLLRFYDIKEGAILIDGQDIRAVTQSSLRRAIGVIAQDVALLHRSVGDNIRYGRPEATQEEIERVTKMASADAFITGLTDSEGRKGYEAFVGDRGIKLSGGQRQRVAIARVLLKDAPILVLDEATSALDSESEAAIQERLNLVMEGKTVIAIAHRLSTIARMNRIVVLDHGRIVEEGRPEELVEQDGLFARLWKRQTGGFIPEEID from the coding sequence ATGTCGATTTCAGATGCGATCTACCGTCCCTTCGAAACGCTGATCCGGCCGCTCGATATTCCCTACCGGCCGCTGCCCTCAAAGGGGCCGGTGACGGTGCTTTTGCATTTCATCGCGATGTTCCGCGGCGTGCTGATTGCGCTGGCGCTTTCTTCGATGGCGATGGAGGCGATCAACCTGACGATCGTCTGGGGGCTTTCGGTCATCGTCGACGGCGTGACTGAGCAGGGTGCTTCCGCCTTTCTGTGCAATGAATGGCGGCTGCTGACCGTTCTCGGCGTCCTGATCTTTCCCGTCATGCCGATCGTGTCCTTCGTGCTCAATACGCTGAATTCGCATACGTTAGGCATTGCAATGCCGGCCGCCATTCAATGGCAGGGCCACAAGGCTGTCGAGCGGCAGGATCTCGCCTTCTTCCACGATCTCTATGCCGGCCAGGTTTCCTCGCGACTGCAGCAGGTCTCCTCCGCCGTCCAGCAGCAGATCCTTGCCGGCTTCCAATCCATCCCGCGCTTCCTGATGCAACTGATAGGCTCGGTAATCCTGCTGAGCACGCTCGCCTGGCAGCTTGCTTTGCCTGTCGTCGTCTGGATCGCGTTCAACATCGCCTTCACCGCCCGGGTCGTGCCGATCTTTGTCGAGCGCTCGCGCCGCACCGCCAAGCAGCGCAGCCTGGTCGCCGGCGCCATTACCGATCTCTACACCAACATGCAGATGATCAAGCAGTTCGCGGCCGAAGATAGCGAGGCTGGCGCAATCCGGCGCATCATCGGCAAGGCCGTGCAGACGCAGCACAGCGAGCAGCGCATCTACCGCTCGTCAGAGGTGACAGTCGTCATCCTCAACACGCTGCTGTGGCTGACCATGCTGGCGATCGGATTTTCCGGCTTGGTCAATGGCTTCCTCACGGTCGGCGAGTTCGTCGGCGCGGTCTACATTCTCAACCGGTTATCGTCGCAGATCTTCGTCTTCCTGCAGATGGGTCAACAGATCTTCCAGGCGATCGGCACGATCAAGGATGCCATGCCCGTCATGACGACACCGCCGACGATCACCGATCGGCCGGATGCGAGCGAACTCAAAGTGGAACGGGGTGAGATCCGTTTCGAAAACGTCCGCTTCGCCTATAAGTCCGGCAAAGCTGTAATTGAGAAACTGTCGCTGACGGTCCGGCCTGGCGAGAAGGTCGGGCTGGTCGGCCTCTCCGGGGCCGGCAAGACGACGCTCGCAAACCTGCTCCTGCGGTTTTACGATATCAAGGAAGGCGCGATCCTGATCGACGGCCAGGACATTCGCGCGGTGACCCAATCAAGCCTTCGTCGCGCGATCGGCGTGATCGCCCAGGATGTCGCGCTGCTGCACCGTTCAGTCGGCGACAATATCCGCTACGGCCGGCCGGAGGCGACGCAGGAAGAGATCGAAAGGGTGACGAAGATGGCAAGCGCCGATGCCTTCATCACCGGTCTCACAGACAGCGAAGGTCGGAAGGGTTATGAGGCCTTCGTCGGCGATCGCGGCATCAAATTGTCTGGCGGCCAGCGCCAGCGCGTCGCCATCGCCCGCGTGCTGCTGAAGGACGCGCCGATCCTTGTCCTCGATGAGGCGACTTCCGCACTCGACAGCGAATCCGAAGCCGCCATCCAGGAAAGGCTGAATCTTGTCATGGAGGGTAAGACGGTTATTGCCATCGCGCATCGCCTCTCAACCATCGCCAGGATGAACCGGATCGTCGTGCTCGACCACGGACGCATCGTGGAAGAAGGCCGGCCGGAGGAACTGGTCGAGCAGGACGGCCTGTTTGCCCGGCTGTGGAAGCGCCAGACCGGCGGCTTCATCCCCGAGGAAATCGACTGA